In Tripterygium wilfordii isolate XIE 37 chromosome 23, ASM1340144v1, whole genome shotgun sequence, one genomic interval encodes:
- the LOC119993160 gene encoding homeobox protein knotted-1-like 3 isoform X2, whose protein sequence is MAFHNNHLSQDLPLHHFSQQQQQLPETSRTSPPPNWLNTALLRDQPQQPPSSQQSPNFLDTNNFLNLHTTANSDSMPSQSSNQWLTRSASSLLHRNHNDVIDDVSVAAATAGDSIIANSADLKNSSNADIMNHKSDSAMVESGAGGVGEGVVNWQNARYKAEILSHPLYEQLLSAHVACLRIATPVDQLPRIDAQLAQSQHVVSKYSALGGGRHGMVVDDKELDQFMTHYALLLYSFKEQLQQHVRVHAMEAVMACWEIEQSLQSLTGVSPGEGTGATMSDDDDDQVDSDAHMFDGSLDGSDSMGFGPLIPTESERSLMERVRQELKHELKQGYKEKIEDIREEILRKRRAGKLPGDTTSHLKAWWQSHSKWPYPTEEDKARLVQETGLQLKQINNWFINQRKRNWNSNPSTSTALKSKRKSQSNAGENIGERSCNWTNQSTNVLCSRLPIK, encoded by the exons ATGGCCTTTCACAACAACCACCTCTCACAAGACCTTCCTCTCCATCACTtttcacaacaacaacaacagttgCCGGAAACTTCCAGAACTTCGCCACCTCCGAATTGGCTTAACACCGCTCTCCTCCGCGACCAACCGCAGCAACCACCATCATCGCAGCAATCTCCGAACTTCTTGGACACTAACAACTTCCTGAACCTCCACACCACCGCGAATTCCGACTCCATGCCCTCTCAGTCCTCCAACCAATGGCTCACCCGCTCCGCCTCGTCACTCCTTCACCGCAACCACAATGACGTCATAGACGACGTGTCAGTAGCTGCCGCGACAGCCGGTGACTCCATCATCGCCAACTCTGCCGATTTGAAGAATAGCAGCAACGCCGACATCATGAACCACAAGAGCGACAGCGCGATGGTGGAGAGTGGCGCGGGTGGCGTTGGAGAAGGAGTGGTAAACTGGCAGAATGCGAGGTATAAGGCAGAGATACTGTCGCATCCGCTGTACGAGCAGCTACTGTCGGCGCATGTAGCGTGTCTGCGTATAGCGACGCCCGTGGATCAGCTGCCGAGGATCGACGCACAATTGGCTCAGTCGCAGCATGTGGTGTCGAAGTACTCGGCCTTAGGTGGCGGGAGACATGGCATGGTTGTTGATGATAAGGAGCTTGATCAGTTCATG ACACATTATGCTCTCTTGCTTTATTCCTTTAAAGAACAATTGCAACAACATGTCCGAGTGCATGCAATGGAAGCGGTAATGGCTTGCTGGGAGATAGAGCAATCACTACAGAGCTTAACAG GGGTTTCTCCTGGTGAAGGAACGGGTGCAACAAtgtcagatgatgatgatgaccaaGTGGATAGTGATGCTCACATGTTTGACGGAAGTTTGGATGGTTCAGATAGTATGGGATTTGGTCCCCTAATTCCAACAGAGAGTGAGAGGTCCCTGATGGAGCGTGTGAGGCAAGAGTTGAAGCACGAACTAAAACAG GGTTACAAGGAGAAAATCGAGGACATCAGGGAGGAAATTTTGCGCAAGAGAAGAGCAGGGAAACTTCCTGGTGACACCACGTCCCATCTAAAAGCTTGGTGGCAGTCACATTCCAAATGGCCATATCCTACG GAAGAAGACAAGGCAAGGCTGGTGCAGGAAACAGGTTTGCAGCTAAAGCAAATAAACAATTGGTTCATCAATCAGAGAAAGAGAAACTGGAATAGTAATCCCTCGACGTCAACTGCCCTGAAGAGCAAACGCAAAAGCCAAAG TAATGCAGGTGAAAACATTGGCGAACGTTCGTGTAACTGGACGAATCAATCAACAAATGTTCTCTGTTCAAGGCTTCCAATCAAATAA
- the LOC119993160 gene encoding homeobox protein knotted-1-like 3 isoform X3, translating to MAFHNNHLSQDLPLHHFSQQQQQLPETSRTSPPPNWLNTALLRDQPQQPPSSQQSPNFLDTNNFLNLHTTANSDSMPSQSSNQWLTRSASSLLHRNHNDVIDDVSVAAATAGDSIIANSADLKNSSNADIMNHKSDSAMVESGAGGVGEGVVNWQNARYKAEILSHPLYEQLLSAHVACLRIATPVDQLPRIDAQLAQSQHVVSKYSALGGGRHGMVVDDKELDQFMTHYALLLYSFKEQLQQHVRVHAMEAVMACWEIEQSLQSLTGVSPGEGTGATMSDDDDDQVDSDAHMFDGSLDGSDSMGFGPLIPTESERSLMERVRQELKHELKQGYKEKIEDIREEILRKRRAGKLPGDTTSHLKAWWQSHSKWPYPTEEDKARLVQETGLQLKQINNWFINQRKRNWNSNPSTSTALKSKRKSQR from the exons ATGGCCTTTCACAACAACCACCTCTCACAAGACCTTCCTCTCCATCACTtttcacaacaacaacaacagttgCCGGAAACTTCCAGAACTTCGCCACCTCCGAATTGGCTTAACACCGCTCTCCTCCGCGACCAACCGCAGCAACCACCATCATCGCAGCAATCTCCGAACTTCTTGGACACTAACAACTTCCTGAACCTCCACACCACCGCGAATTCCGACTCCATGCCCTCTCAGTCCTCCAACCAATGGCTCACCCGCTCCGCCTCGTCACTCCTTCACCGCAACCACAATGACGTCATAGACGACGTGTCAGTAGCTGCCGCGACAGCCGGTGACTCCATCATCGCCAACTCTGCCGATTTGAAGAATAGCAGCAACGCCGACATCATGAACCACAAGAGCGACAGCGCGATGGTGGAGAGTGGCGCGGGTGGCGTTGGAGAAGGAGTGGTAAACTGGCAGAATGCGAGGTATAAGGCAGAGATACTGTCGCATCCGCTGTACGAGCAGCTACTGTCGGCGCATGTAGCGTGTCTGCGTATAGCGACGCCCGTGGATCAGCTGCCGAGGATCGACGCACAATTGGCTCAGTCGCAGCATGTGGTGTCGAAGTACTCGGCCTTAGGTGGCGGGAGACATGGCATGGTTGTTGATGATAAGGAGCTTGATCAGTTCATG ACACATTATGCTCTCTTGCTTTATTCCTTTAAAGAACAATTGCAACAACATGTCCGAGTGCATGCAATGGAAGCGGTAATGGCTTGCTGGGAGATAGAGCAATCACTACAGAGCTTAACAG GGGTTTCTCCTGGTGAAGGAACGGGTGCAACAAtgtcagatgatgatgatgaccaaGTGGATAGTGATGCTCACATGTTTGACGGAAGTTTGGATGGTTCAGATAGTATGGGATTTGGTCCCCTAATTCCAACAGAGAGTGAGAGGTCCCTGATGGAGCGTGTGAGGCAAGAGTTGAAGCACGAACTAAAACAG GGTTACAAGGAGAAAATCGAGGACATCAGGGAGGAAATTTTGCGCAAGAGAAGAGCAGGGAAACTTCCTGGTGACACCACGTCCCATCTAAAAGCTTGGTGGCAGTCACATTCCAAATGGCCATATCCTACG GAAGAAGACAAGGCAAGGCTGGTGCAGGAAACAGGTTTGCAGCTAAAGCAAATAAACAATTGGTTCATCAATCAGAGAAAGAGAAACTGGAATAGTAATCCCTCGACGTCAACTGCCCTGAAGAGCAAACGCAAAAGCCAAAG GTGA
- the LOC119993160 gene encoding homeobox protein knotted-1-like 3 isoform X1, with the protein MAFHNNHLSQDLPLHHFSQQQQQLPETSRTSPPPNWLNTALLRDQPQQPPSSQQSPNFLDTNNFLNLHTTANSDSMPSQSSNQWLTRSASSLLHRNHNDVIDDVSVAAATAGDSIIANSADLKNSSNADIMNHKSDSAMVESGAGGVGEGVVNWQNARYKAEILSHPLYEQLLSAHVACLRIATPVDQLPRIDAQLAQSQHVVSKYSALGGGRHGMVVDDKELDQFMTHYALLLYSFKEQLQQHVRVHAMEAVMACWEIEQSLQSLTGVSPGEGTGATMSDDDDDQVDSDAHMFDGSLDGSDSMGFGPLIPTESERSLMERVRQELKHELKQGYKEKIEDIREEILRKRRAGKLPGDTTSHLKAWWQSHSKWPYPTEEDKARLVQETGLQLKQINNWFINQRKRNWNSNPSTSTALKSKRKSQRSNAGENIGERSCNWTNQSTNVLCSRLPIK; encoded by the exons ATGGCCTTTCACAACAACCACCTCTCACAAGACCTTCCTCTCCATCACTtttcacaacaacaacaacagttgCCGGAAACTTCCAGAACTTCGCCACCTCCGAATTGGCTTAACACCGCTCTCCTCCGCGACCAACCGCAGCAACCACCATCATCGCAGCAATCTCCGAACTTCTTGGACACTAACAACTTCCTGAACCTCCACACCACCGCGAATTCCGACTCCATGCCCTCTCAGTCCTCCAACCAATGGCTCACCCGCTCCGCCTCGTCACTCCTTCACCGCAACCACAATGACGTCATAGACGACGTGTCAGTAGCTGCCGCGACAGCCGGTGACTCCATCATCGCCAACTCTGCCGATTTGAAGAATAGCAGCAACGCCGACATCATGAACCACAAGAGCGACAGCGCGATGGTGGAGAGTGGCGCGGGTGGCGTTGGAGAAGGAGTGGTAAACTGGCAGAATGCGAGGTATAAGGCAGAGATACTGTCGCATCCGCTGTACGAGCAGCTACTGTCGGCGCATGTAGCGTGTCTGCGTATAGCGACGCCCGTGGATCAGCTGCCGAGGATCGACGCACAATTGGCTCAGTCGCAGCATGTGGTGTCGAAGTACTCGGCCTTAGGTGGCGGGAGACATGGCATGGTTGTTGATGATAAGGAGCTTGATCAGTTCATG ACACATTATGCTCTCTTGCTTTATTCCTTTAAAGAACAATTGCAACAACATGTCCGAGTGCATGCAATGGAAGCGGTAATGGCTTGCTGGGAGATAGAGCAATCACTACAGAGCTTAACAG GGGTTTCTCCTGGTGAAGGAACGGGTGCAACAAtgtcagatgatgatgatgaccaaGTGGATAGTGATGCTCACATGTTTGACGGAAGTTTGGATGGTTCAGATAGTATGGGATTTGGTCCCCTAATTCCAACAGAGAGTGAGAGGTCCCTGATGGAGCGTGTGAGGCAAGAGTTGAAGCACGAACTAAAACAG GGTTACAAGGAGAAAATCGAGGACATCAGGGAGGAAATTTTGCGCAAGAGAAGAGCAGGGAAACTTCCTGGTGACACCACGTCCCATCTAAAAGCTTGGTGGCAGTCACATTCCAAATGGCCATATCCTACG GAAGAAGACAAGGCAAGGCTGGTGCAGGAAACAGGTTTGCAGCTAAAGCAAATAAACAATTGGTTCATCAATCAGAGAAAGAGAAACTGGAATAGTAATCCCTCGACGTCAACTGCCCTGAAGAGCAAACGCAAAAGCCAAAG AAGTAATGCAGGTGAAAACATTGGCGAACGTTCGTGTAACTGGACGAATCAATCAACAAATGTTCTCTGTTCAAGGCTTCCAATCAAATAA